A genomic stretch from Rissa tridactyla isolate bRisTri1 unplaced genomic scaffold, bRisTri1.patW.cur.20221130 scaffold_573, whole genome shotgun sequence includes:
- the WSB2 gene encoding WD repeat and SOCS box-containing protein 2, with protein sequence MKPSGEEPVLLAELKPGRPQRYDWKSSCETWSVAFSPDGAWFAWSQGHCVVKLIPWPLGEAELCKTSERKGRGGKAEARSRGAAKEKTLECGQIVWGLAFSAWPAAGAGETEPACAMALPCLILATGLNDGQIKVWEVQTGHLLFSLLGHQDVVRDLSFAPNGSLILVSASRDKTLRVWDLSRDGRQVQVLSGHVQWVYCCSISPDCSMLCSAAGEKSALLWSMRSYTLIRRLEGHQSSVVSCDFSPDSALLVTASYDACVIMWDPYTGEQLRTLRHVPLHSALDYSSEVHTSSLRSVCFSPEGLYLATVADDRLLRIWALELRSPVAFAPMTNGLCCMYFPHGGFIATGTRDGHVQFWTAPRVLSSLKHLCRKALRTFLTTYQVLALPIPRKLKEFLTYRTF encoded by the exons ATGAAGCCGAGCGGAG AGGAGCCGGTGCTGCTGGCCGAGCTGAAGCCGGGCCGCCCCCAGCGCTACGACTGGAAATCCAGCTGCGAGACATGGAGCGTGGCCTTCTCCCCCGACGGCGCCTGGTTCGCCTGGTCGCAGGGACACTGCGTGGTCAAGCTGATCCCCTGGCCCCTGGGGGAGGCCGAGCT CTGCAAAACCTCGGAGCGCAAGGGCCGCGGCGGCAAAGCGGAGGCGAGGAGCCGAGGGGCGGCCAAGGAGAAGACGCTGGAGTGCGGGCAGATCGTGTGGGGCCTGGCCTTCAGCGCCTGgccggccgcgggggccggggagACGGAGCCCGCCTGCGCCATGGCGCTTCCCTGCCTGATCCTGGCCACCGGGCTCAACGACGGGCAGATCAAGGTCTGGGAGGTGCAGACAG GACACCTCCTCTTCAGCCTCTTGGGGCACCAGGACGTGGTCAGAGACCTGAGCTTCGCTCCCAATGGAAGCCTCATCCTTGTGTCGGCCTCGCGGGACAAGACCTTGCGTGTCTGGGACTTGAGCAGAGATG GGCGGCAGGTCCAGGTGCTGTCGGGCCACGTGCAGTGGGTCTACTGCTGCTCCATCTCCCCGGACTGCAGCATGCTCTGCTCCGCAGCCGGAGAGAAGTCG GCGCTGCTGTGGAGCATGCGATCCTACACCCTCATCCGGAGGCTGGAGGGGCACCAGAGCAGTGTGGTGTCGTGCGACTTCTCGCCGGACTCGGCCCTCCTTGTCACCGCCTCCTATGACGCCTGTGTCATCATGTGGGACCCCTACACTGGAGAGCAGCTGAGGACGCTGCG GCACGTCCCCTTGCACTCGGCGCTGGACTACAGCAGCGAAGTCCACACCAGCTCCCTGCGCTCCGTCTGCTTCTCCCCTGAGGGCCTCTACCTGGCCACGGTGGCGGATGACAG GCTCCTGAGGATCTGGGCGTTGGAGCTGCGGTCTCCGGTGGCGTTTGCTCCCATGACCAACGGCCTGTGCTGCATGTACTTTCCACACGGCGGTTTTATTGCCACAGG GACCAGAGATGGCCACGTCCAATTCTGGACCGCTCCAAGGGTCCTCTCCTCGCTAAAGCACTTGTGTCGCAAAGCTCTGCGCACCTTCCTGACGACGTACCAGGTCCTCGCGCTCCCCATTCCCAGGAAGCTGAAGGAATTCCTCACTTACCGGACTTTTTAA